The following proteins are encoded in a genomic region of Magallana gigas chromosome 1, xbMagGiga1.1, whole genome shotgun sequence:
- the LOC109620301 gene encoding uncharacterized protein yields the protein MDFDEILSEDEEDYLDLLLTEGLSEEADDQDETFEPSNSLQIGHPPSQTSSQTLSQTTDSSASQDPLAEHIYWRDQNDIDEGMRDSRLFSFRPCLPPGIQLGFLTRQTVRVFQKPVDFFLLFLTQEIMLEICIATNHHAETLISKGQNLSYANSMGEWTRVTVEEMYR from the exons ATGGATTTTGACGAGATTCTCTCCGAGGATGAGGAAGACTATCTTGATTTATTGTTGACTGAAGGATTGTCCGAAGAAGCAGATGACCAAGATGAAACTTTTGAACCATCAAATTCCTTGCAAATTGG acatCCCCCATCACAGACAAGTTCTCAGACTCTGTCCCAGACTACAGATAGCTCTGCTTCTCAGGATCCACTTGCAGAACATATATACTGGAGAGATCAGAATGACATTGATGAGGGAATGAGGGACTCCCGGCTGTTTTCCTTCAGGCCATGTCTTCCTCCTGGTATTCAGCTTGGTTTTTTAACcag ACAGACAGTCAGAGTATTCCAAAAGCCAGTTGATTTTTTCCTTCTGTTCCTGACTCAAGAAATAATGCTAGAGATTTGTATTGCCACCAACCATCATGCAGAAACTTTGATTTCTAAGGGCCAAAATCTTTCATATGCCAACAGCATGGGGGAATGGACAAGGGTCACTGTTGAAGAGATGTACAGGTAA